In Rosa chinensis cultivar Old Blush chromosome 1, RchiOBHm-V2, whole genome shotgun sequence, a genomic segment contains:
- the LOC112203392 gene encoding heat shock protein 82-like, with protein MDRFVTSLPLTQFTARPPPLLDDDDCIGMGFVFDANGIDEKLENGESVEKRTEVNSGDGREFSEPEHVIGKQDEDEDEEQLSNGMSEFHALQLFDKMPKLDGFDDMENDVKQPVFDSALVSARMYNERHEPHKEFAVDLEHNQYRPFQGLTCLMQISTSTADFIVDTLKLRIHIGPYLREVFKDPPKRKVMHGAGRVVSTKEYQNTNGSSVGNRFLNDNFGEENVSIEDSFGKMQMNSERLCHCETKEIILFCKEAFDRIGEMTQTSLSQGGISGRDVHVLFKLADLCYHSTKSSEELTSLKDYVTKTREGQKDIFYITYESTSRDAKILFVHMQDRPIETTSSILHYLAQSSLDESETRPICHPRFLLMKLLTFSKAIQRYPSSDAHYVLGLVVVISINELSLKSKKQGLEPSQILILT; from the exons ATGGACCGGTTCGTGACTTCTCTGCCGCTAACACAGTTCACTGCCCGCCCGCCTCCTCTACTGGACGACGATGATTGTATTGGTATGGGTTTTGTGTTTGATGCTAATGGTATTGATGAGAAATTGGAGAATGGGGAGAGTGTCGAGAAGAGGACTGAGGTGAATAGTGGAGATGGTAGAGAGTTCAGTGAGCCTGAGCATGTCATTGGTAAGCAGGACGAGGATGAAGATGAGGAGCAGCTTAGCAATGGAATGTCAGAATTTCATGCCCTCCAACTGTTTGATAAAATGCCGAAGTTAGATGGGTTTGATGATATGGAAAATGATGTCAAGCAACCTGTTTTTGACTCTGCACTTGTTTCTGCAAGGATGTATAATGAACGGCACGAGCCACATAAAGAATTTGCAGTTGATTTAGAGCACAACCAATATCGACCCTTCCAAGGATTGACTTGTTTGATGCAAATTTCTACAAGTACTGCAGATTTTATAGTAGATACGTTGAAGCTTAGAATTCATATTGGTCCATATCTTAGGGAAGTTTTCAAGGACCCTCCTAAGAGAAAAGTGATGCATGGAGCGGGTCGTGTGGTTTCAAC CAAAGAATACCAAAATACTAATGGATCATCTGTTGGGAACAGATTCTTGAATGATAATTTTGGTGAAGAAAATGTTTCTATTGAAGACAGCTTTGGGAAAATGCAAATGAATTCTGAAAGG CTTTGTCATTGTGAGACGAAAGAGATTATACTCTTTTGCAAGGAAGCATTCGACAGAATTGGTGAAATGACTCAAACCTCATTGTCTCAG GGAGGTATTTCGGGGCGTGATGTGCATGTGCTTTTCAAGTTGGCTGACCTTTGCTACCACTCCACAAAGAGTAGTGAGGAACTTACAAGCTTGAAGGACTATGTTACCAAAACGAGGGAGGGTCAGAAAGACATTTTCTACATCACTTATGAGAGCACTAGTAGAGATGCCAAGATTCTATTTGTTCATATGCAGGACAGGCCAATTGAAACCACATCTTCAATCTTGCACTACTTGGCCCAATCTTCTTTGGATGAGAGTGAAACTCGTCCTATTTGCCACCCAAGGTTTTTGTTGATGAAGCTATTGACTTTCTCAAAAGCAATTCAACGTTATCCTTCCTCAGATGCACACTATGTCCTTGGACTTGTGGTGGTTATCTCTATTAACGAACTGTCTTTGAAGTCTAAGAAACAAGGCCTCGAACCTAGTCAAATTCTAATTCTCACTTGA